ACCGAGTGCTCCGGACGGGCCGCGACGGCGTCGGAGACCAGCGCCGTTCCAGTTCCCCTGCCACGGGCGTCAGGGGCGACGGCCACCAGGATCGCGCCGTCGTGGTCGTCGAGGATCGCGACGCCATTGTCCCGGGTGAGCACCTCGCCCCGCCGGGCGCCGTCGAGCACCAGGCGGGCAGAGTCGTTGAGGGGGCTGAAACCGTCGTGCGCCTCGCAGGCTGCCGCGATCTCGCGGGGGGTGAGTTCAGGCATCGTGATCCTCCCAACGTGCCGTGAACCGGTAACCGACGTTGCGTACGGTTCCGATGAAATGGTCGAGCTGGCCGAGCTTCGCCCGCAGCCGCCGGATGTGGACGTCGATGGTGCGGGTGCCACCGAAATAGTCGTAGCCCCAGACCTTGCTGAGCAGCACCTCACGGCTCAGCACCTTGCCCTGGTGCTGCACGAGGTAGCGCAGCAGCTCGAACTCGGTGTAGGTCAGGTCTAGCGGCTCTCCCGAGATGGTTGCGTAGTAGGCGTCCTCGTCGATGCGGATGGGCCCGGCGCTCAGGATGTGCGGCAGGTCGCCTGAGTTCAGCAGCAGCCGCAGCCGCGCCTCCACCTCGGCCGCCTCGCAGCCGTCGGACACGAAATCCGAGAATCCCCAGTCGCGGCTGAGCAGTCCGAGAGATGGGCCGGGGGCGAGAAGCAGCATGGGAATCCCGGGGCGGGTCTGGCGGATGATCCTGGTCGCGGTGCGTGCCCAGGGCAGGTCGCTGCGGCCGTCGACGAGCACGACGTCGACGGCGTCGATCCGCCGCAGGGCCTCCTCCGCGCTCGCGGCGGTGCTGAGGTCATGGTTCAGCAGCGACAGGAAGTCGGGGACCGGGCTGGCGGGGGAGACCAGAAGAATCGAGCTCACCGTCACCTCCCAGTCTTGTGCGAGTCCCTATCGTATCCGGGGGAACGGCATGGCGTTGCCGTGGCCAGCCTGAGGGATCGGCGTAGCATGACCCCATGCCAAAGAGCCTGCCCGATGAGTACTTCCGGCAGAGCACCACAGAGTCCTCGGACGTGCGTTCGGCTTCGTCAGGTGGTGGTGCATCGCTCTCGTCGAAGAGCCGGGGTCCCAAGTCCTCGGGGATTCCCCTGTGGCTGGCGTTGACCAGCTGCCTGGTCGCGGCTTTGGTCGGTTTGGCCGGCGTCCAGGTGGTGAAGTGGCAGGAGGCTGCCAGTCCCTCGACGACCCCGACGCCGAGCCTGGCGGCCAGTGGCGGCCTGGACTTGACGCCCTACGACGGCCAGGTCAGGCCGGTCATGGCCACTGATGCGAAGGGGCAGTGTTCGCAGGGGGGAACGGGACTGGCGATCACGCTCCTGGACTCCCGGCCTGACACGATCTGGCGTTGCCAGGGAGCCGGGGTGGGGGAGACGGTGAACTTCTTGTTCCCCGCGGACACGGAGCTGGTGGGGGTGCGAATCGTCAATGGCGATGTCACCGGGCAGGCCTATCTCGCAGGGCGTCGGATCATGGAGGTGCGCTGGACCTTCGCGGATGGCTCCTGGGCGGTGCAGCCGCTCGAGGCCAATCACCCGGCGGACCAGGAGGTGCGGTTCCCGCCTGTGACGACCAGCAGCGTCCTGCTGACGGTGCTCTCCAGTACCGAGCCCGGGGAATCCGGAACCGACAACAACGCCATCGCCATCTCACGGGTGGAGTTTCTGGGGCGTGGCTGAGGATTGACGCTCCATGACATCGCTTGTTGTTCTCACACTGGGACTGCTGACGATCGCAGCCGCCAATGCGGTCAGCCCCAGGTTGCGTGTCCCACCCGCTCTGCTTCTTGTGGCTGTAGGGGTTCTGGCGGGCCTCTCGGGGCTGGTGCCCAGCCTGGCCCTGGACCCTGAGGTGGAGCTTGCTGTGCTGCTGCCTGCGCTGCTCTATGCAGCTGCGGCATCCATGCCAGCTACCGTGTTCCGACGCGAGTTCACGACGGTGAAGTCGTTGTCGCTGGTCCTGGTCGTCGTGACGGCCTTGGTTCTCGGTTTGCTGTTCTGGTGGCTGATCCCAGGGCTCGGATTCGGTTGGGGGTCGCGCTGGGAGCGGCGCTTGCCCCCACGGACTCGGTGACACCCGGGATTGCCCGGGCCGCAGGGCTGCGTGGACGGGTGCTCTCGGTGGTGGGATTCGTGACGTTGCTGTTCGTGCGTATCAACT
The sequence above is drawn from the Arachnia rubra genome and encodes:
- a CDS encoding winged helix-turn-helix transcriptional regulator, encoding MSSILLVSPASPVPDFLSLLNHDLSTAASAEEALRRIDAVDVVLVDGRSDLPWARTATRIIRQTRPGIPMLLLAPGPSLGLLSRDWGFSDFVSDGCEAAEVEARLRLLLNSGDLPHILSAGPIRIDEDAYYATISGEPLDLTYTEFELLRYLVQHQGKVLSREVLLSKVWGYDYFGGTRTIDVHIRRLRAKLGQLDHFIGTVRNVGYRFTARWEDHDA
- a CDS encoding NADase-type glycan-binding domain-containing protein; this encodes MPKSLPDEYFRQSTTESSDVRSASSGGGASLSSKSRGPKSSGIPLWLALTSCLVAALVGLAGVQVVKWQEAASPSTTPTPSLAASGGLDLTPYDGQVRPVMATDAKGQCSQGGTGLAITLLDSRPDTIWRCQGAGVGETVNFLFPADTELVGVRIVNGDVTGQAYLAGRRIMEVRWTFADGSWAVQPLEANHPADQEVRFPPVTTSSVLLTVLSSTEPGESGTDNNAIAISRVEFLGRG
- a CDS encoding cation:proton antiporter domain-containing protein yields the protein MTSLVVLTLGLLTIAAANAVSPRLRVPPALLLVAVGVLAGLSGLVPSLALDPEVELAVLLPALLYAAAASMPATVFRREFTTVKSLSLVLVVVTALVLGLLFWWLIPGLGFGWGSRWERRLPPRTR